From Streptomyces yatensis, one genomic window encodes:
- a CDS encoding GDSL-type esterase/lipase family protein, whose protein sequence is MTASLCAVGLSISTTARAAALGNGSVTDPNIAYTGRWDLGSATAAVPNWTGGYLQTAFTGTTVKIKAREAVNFYASVDGGADVFYAGVRGTVNLTPTPLPQGNHTLRVSYRSGDTVFQGLVLDSGAGTVAPRVPSGLIEFVGDSITAGALTDRLALDSYGWKTGEQLGMRHTQIARSGYCLVGKGGCVGLVSQFFKTASTGDQNWDFSRYQASAVVINLGTNDIGHGVTGAEFQSAYTALLRDIRAKYPNAALFAVQTLKKRYVAETKAAVSARNGAGDAKVSYVDTSGWLTDGTDYEDGNGHPNEAGHTKFANRLAPVIAAKLGSAPLKAAAPGRPGDPHITFSGRWDTKSSTSAYTPYWAGAYFRTGFTGRTVKLEQRGAIDLWASIDGGPATFYDEAKGTVNLTPTPLAAGNHTLQVNYQVIAGSYHGDAVFQGLTLDSGATTFTPPAPKKLIEFVGDSITVGTTTSQNARTAYGWLIGERLGADHTQIAQGGAALVDTADDRMSLEQQFTKLNPNAATPDWDFSHYQAHAVVINLGTNDVGRGVSSAQFQASYTSLLRKVRTAYPNAWIFALRTFSGRFGTETKAAVTAFGDARSSSIDTTGWLAPDDLSDSVHPNDKGHRTITDRLAPVISAKLQA, encoded by the coding sequence ATGACCGCGTCGCTTTGTGCGGTGGGGCTGAGCATCAGCACCACCGCACGGGCAGCGGCCCTGGGGAACGGCTCGGTGACCGACCCCAACATCGCCTACACCGGCCGCTGGGACCTCGGCTCCGCCACCGCCGCCGTCCCCAACTGGACCGGCGGCTACCTCCAGACGGCGTTCACCGGCACCACGGTGAAGATCAAGGCCCGGGAGGCGGTGAACTTCTACGCCAGCGTCGACGGCGGCGCCGATGTCTTCTACGCGGGCGTCAGGGGCACCGTCAATCTCACCCCGACGCCACTCCCCCAGGGCAACCACACCCTCCGTGTCTCTTACCGCTCCGGTGACACCGTCTTCCAGGGCCTGGTCCTCGACTCGGGCGCGGGCACGGTGGCCCCCCGCGTCCCGTCCGGGCTCATCGAGTTCGTGGGCGACTCCATCACCGCGGGCGCCCTCACCGACCGGCTGGCGCTGGACTCGTACGGCTGGAAGACCGGCGAACAGCTCGGCATGCGGCACACCCAGATCGCCCGCTCGGGCTACTGCCTGGTCGGCAAGGGCGGCTGTGTGGGCCTCGTCTCCCAATTCTTCAAGACGGCCTCCACCGGCGACCAGAACTGGGACTTCTCCCGCTACCAGGCGAGCGCGGTGGTCATCAACCTGGGCACCAACGACATCGGGCACGGCGTCACCGGGGCCGAGTTCCAGTCGGCGTACACCGCCCTCCTGCGCGACATCCGCGCGAAGTACCCGAACGCGGCCCTCTTCGCCGTCCAGACCCTCAAGAAGCGCTACGTGGCGGAGACCAAGGCGGCCGTGAGCGCGCGCAACGGCGCGGGGGACGCGAAGGTGTCCTACGTCGACACCAGCGGCTGGCTCACCGACGGCACGGACTACGAGGACGGCAACGGCCACCCCAACGAGGCGGGCCACACCAAGTTCGCGAACCGACTGGCCCCGGTCATCGCCGCGAAACTCGGCTCCGCCCCCCTCAAGGCCGCCGCTCCCGGCCGGCCGGGCGACCCCCACATCACGTTCAGCGGCCGCTGGGACACCAAGAGCTCCACCAGCGCCTACACCCCCTACTGGGCGGGCGCCTACTTCCGCACCGGCTTCACCGGCCGCACGGTAAAGCTCGAGCAGCGGGGTGCGATCGACCTGTGGGCCAGCATCGACGGCGGCCCGGCCACCTTCTACGACGAGGCCAAGGGCACGGTGAACCTCACCCCCACCCCGCTCGCCGCCGGAAACCACACGCTTCAGGTCAACTACCAGGTGATCGCGGGCAGTTACCACGGAGACGCGGTCTTCCAGGGCCTGACCCTCGACAGCGGCGCCACCACCTTCACCCCACCGGCCCCGAAGAAGCTGATCGAATTCGTCGGCGACTCCATCACCGTCGGCACCACCACCTCGCAGAACGCCCGCACCGCCTACGGCTGGCTCATCGGCGAACGGCTCGGCGCCGACCACACCCAGATCGCCCAGGGCGGCGCCGCGCTCGTCGACACCGCCGACGACCGGATGAGCCTGGAGCAGCAGTTCACCAAGCTGAACCCGAACGCCGCCACGCCCGACTGGGACTTCTCCCACTACCAGGCGCATGCCGTCGTCATCAACCTGGGCACCAACGATGTGGGGCGCGGCGTGAGCTCGGCGCAGTTCCAGGCCTCGTACACCAGCCTGCTCCGTAAGGTCCGCACCGCCTACCCGAACGCCTGGATCTTCGCCCTGCGCACCTTCAGCGGCCGCTTCGGCACCGAGACCAAGGCCGCCGTCACCGCCTTCGGCGACGCGAGGTCGTCCTCCATCGACACCACCGGCTGGCTCGCCCCCGACGATCTCTCGGACTCGGTCCACCCCAACGACAAGGGCCACCGCACCATCACCGACCGCCTGGCGCCGGTCATCTCTGCCAAGCTCCAGGCATGA
- a CDS encoding cytidine deaminase family protein, whose protein sequence is MTTPHSVDHDLIQAATRVAAARSRGDDHTVAAAARDRDGRIITAMNAYHFTGGPCAELVVIGAAAAQGAYDLVTMVAVGDRGRGVIPPCGRCRQVMLDYFPDLRVIVGAGERPRAVPVAELLPESYRWQDHQEHDDQQEYDGRTTTP, encoded by the coding sequence ATGACCACGCCTCATTCCGTCGACCATGACCTCATCCAGGCCGCGACCCGCGTGGCGGCCGCGCGCAGCCGCGGCGACGACCACACCGTGGCGGCGGCGGCCCGCGACCGGGACGGGCGCATCATCACCGCGATGAACGCGTACCACTTCACCGGCGGCCCCTGCGCCGAGCTCGTCGTCATCGGCGCGGCGGCCGCCCAGGGCGCGTACGACCTGGTGACCATGGTCGCCGTGGGCGACCGCGGCCGCGGGGTGATCCCTCCCTGCGGCCGCTGTCGCCAGGTGATGCTCGACTACTTCCCGGACCTGCGCGTCATCGTCGGCGCGGGCGAGCGCCCGCGCGCCGTCCCCGTCGCCGAGCTGCTCCCCGAGAGCTACCGCTGGCAGGACCACCAGGAGCACGACGACCAGCAGGAGTACGACGGCCGGACCACCACGCCGTGA
- a CDS encoding LLM class F420-dependent oxidoreductase: MVRWGYTMMTEQAGPRQLVDDVVRAEQVGFDFSVTSDHYFPWLDSQGHAPYAWSVLGAAAQATSSIPLTTYVTCPTVRYHPTVVAQKAATLQLLSEGRFRLGLGSGENLNEHVIGQGWPSADVRHEMLEEAIEIIRALFGGGYVTHHGTHYDVDSAKLWDLPDQPPPIGVAVSGPQSCRLAGRLADILIATEPKPELVADFERNGGGGKPRIGQIPVCYDPDRDAAIARAHDQFRWFGSGWKVNSELPGPASFAGATQFVRPEDVAASIPCGDDVEEFTELIRPFVDAGFTDVALVQIGGDHQRPFLDWAEKRLLPALREL, from the coding sequence ATGGTTCGATGGGGATACACGATGATGACCGAGCAGGCCGGACCACGTCAGCTCGTCGACGACGTGGTCCGGGCCGAACAGGTCGGGTTCGACTTCTCGGTGACCTCCGACCACTACTTCCCGTGGCTGGACTCGCAGGGGCACGCCCCGTACGCCTGGAGCGTGCTGGGCGCCGCCGCGCAGGCCACCTCCTCGATCCCGCTGACGACGTATGTCACCTGCCCTACCGTGCGCTATCACCCGACGGTGGTCGCCCAGAAGGCGGCGACGCTGCAGTTGCTGTCCGAGGGGCGGTTCCGGCTGGGGCTCGGGTCCGGTGAGAACCTGAACGAGCATGTGATCGGGCAGGGCTGGCCGTCGGCCGATGTGCGCCACGAGATGCTGGAAGAGGCGATCGAGATCATCCGGGCGCTGTTCGGCGGTGGCTATGTCACCCACCACGGCACCCACTACGACGTCGATTCGGCGAAGCTGTGGGATCTGCCGGACCAGCCGCCGCCCATCGGCGTGGCCGTCTCCGGGCCGCAGTCGTGCCGGCTGGCCGGGCGGCTGGCCGACATCCTGATCGCCACGGAGCCCAAGCCAGAGCTGGTGGCGGACTTCGAGCGCAACGGTGGTGGCGGGAAGCCCCGGATCGGCCAGATCCCGGTCTGTTACGACCCCGACCGGGACGCGGCCATCGCGCGCGCCCATGACCAGTTCCGCTGGTTCGGGAGCGGCTGGAAGGTCAACTCGGAGCTGCCGGGGCCCGCCTCCTTCGCGGGCGCCACCCAGTTCGTCCGGCCCGAGGACGTGGCCGCGTCCATTCCGTGCGGCGATGACGTCGAGGAGTTCACGGAGCTGATCCGGCCCTTCGTGGACGCGGGGTTCACGGATGTCGCCCTCGTCCAGATCGGCGGTGACCACCAGCGGCCGTTCCTGGACTGGGCCGAGAAGCGGCTGCTGCCCGCGCTCAGGGAGCTGTAG
- a CDS encoding LysR family transcriptional regulator: MRIEQLEYIAAVTRLGSLRRAAEELHLSQPALSETVRNLERELGVDLLERKRSGATISAEGRELLPHIATVIEAVDRLRGAAGDQHRVSRMIRLGTVNTATVPLLIPAVREFRATHPVTQVEVVGAQQTEIHRALLEGSVDLGLVNYLRGDDVPPDLETTELLRGRPVVCLRPDSPLAARPTVSAADLVDGREPLIVMRSGYLMHRFIHRLLAGRTPSFSYSTDGAEMGKLMVAEGLGVTVLPDFSVIGDPLERGGAITHRPLAEDGEATEVLLVIQRRRSGSVPRAVRDLHQLFVRRADTPRTPWATAP, encoded by the coding sequence GTGCGAATTGAACAGCTCGAATACATCGCCGCGGTCACCCGCCTCGGCTCACTGCGCCGCGCCGCCGAGGAACTGCATCTGTCCCAGCCGGCGCTGAGCGAGACCGTGCGCAATCTGGAACGCGAACTCGGCGTGGATCTGCTGGAGCGCAAACGCTCCGGCGCCACGATCAGCGCCGAGGGACGGGAGTTGCTGCCGCATATCGCCACCGTCATCGAGGCCGTCGACCGGCTGCGCGGCGCCGCCGGCGACCAGCACCGGGTCAGCCGGATGATCCGGCTGGGCACCGTCAACACCGCGACCGTCCCACTGCTGATCCCGGCCGTCCGGGAGTTCCGCGCCACCCACCCGGTCACCCAGGTCGAGGTGGTCGGCGCGCAGCAGACCGAGATCCACCGGGCGCTGCTGGAGGGCAGCGTCGACCTGGGCCTGGTCAACTACCTCCGGGGGGACGACGTCCCGCCGGACCTCGAGACCACCGAGCTGCTCCGCGGCCGCCCGGTGGTCTGTCTGCGCCCCGACAGCCCGCTGGCCGCCCGGCCGACAGTGAGCGCGGCGGACCTGGTGGACGGGCGCGAACCGCTGATCGTCATGCGCTCCGGCTATCTCATGCACCGCTTCATCCACCGGCTGCTGGCCGGGCGCACCCCGTCCTTCTCGTACTCCACCGACGGGGCCGAGATGGGCAAGCTGATGGTGGCCGAGGGGCTGGGTGTCACCGTGCTCCCCGACTTCAGCGTCATCGGCGACCCCCTGGAGCGCGGTGGCGCGATCACCCACCGGCCGCTCGCGGAGGACGGCGAGGCCACCGAGGTGCTGCTGGTGATCCAGCGCCGCCGCTCGGGCTCCGTCCCGCGCGCCGTACGCGATCTGCACCAGCTCTTCGTACGGCGCGCGGACACTCCTCGAACTCCCTGGGCTACAGCTCCCTGA
- the sfnG gene encoding dimethylsulfone monooxygenase SfnG — protein MPAEPLRFAYWVPNVSGGLVTSTIEQRTDWGYDYNRDLAVLAENNGFDYALSQVRYMASYGAEYQHESTSFSLALLLATQRLKVIAAVHPGLWHPGVLAKLGATADHLSDGRFAVNVVSGWFKGEFTALGEPWLEHDERYRRSEEFIRALRAIWTEDHAELAGDFYRIRDFSLKPKPLSSPARPHPEIFQGGNSTAARAMAGRVSDWYFSNGKDFDGVTEQIGDVRAAAAAVGRPAPGFALNAFLIARDTEAEARETLREIVAKADTEAVAGFRGAVQQAGRSTADGKGMWQDSSFEDLVQYNDGFRTGLIGTPEQIAERIVAYKRLGVDLFLLGFLHYLEEVEYFGTRVLPLVRELEAELPEPVPALS, from the coding sequence ATGCCCGCAGAACCCCTCCGTTTCGCCTATTGGGTGCCCAATGTCAGCGGCGGACTGGTCACCAGCACCATCGAGCAGCGCACCGACTGGGGCTACGACTACAACCGCGACCTGGCCGTGCTCGCCGAGAACAACGGTTTCGACTACGCCCTCAGCCAGGTCCGCTACATGGCCAGCTACGGCGCCGAGTACCAGCACGAGTCGACCAGTTTCAGCCTCGCGCTGCTGCTGGCCACGCAGCGGCTGAAGGTCATCGCCGCCGTCCACCCCGGGCTGTGGCACCCCGGCGTGCTGGCCAAGCTGGGCGCCACCGCCGATCACCTGTCCGACGGACGGTTCGCGGTGAACGTGGTCAGCGGCTGGTTCAAGGGCGAGTTCACCGCGCTGGGCGAGCCCTGGCTGGAGCACGACGAGCGCTACCGCCGCTCCGAGGAGTTCATCCGGGCGCTGCGCGCCATCTGGACCGAGGACCACGCCGAACTGGCCGGGGACTTCTACCGGATCCGGGACTTCTCGCTCAAGCCCAAGCCGCTGAGCAGCCCCGCTCGCCCGCATCCGGAGATCTTCCAGGGCGGCAACTCCACCGCCGCCCGCGCCATGGCGGGCCGGGTCTCCGACTGGTACTTCAGCAACGGCAAGGACTTCGACGGCGTCACCGAGCAGATCGGCGACGTCCGCGCCGCGGCCGCCGCCGTAGGCCGCCCGGCGCCCGGCTTCGCGCTCAACGCCTTCCTCATCGCCCGCGACACCGAGGCCGAGGCCCGCGAGACCCTGCGCGAGATCGTCGCCAAGGCCGACACCGAGGCCGTGGCCGGCTTCCGCGGCGCCGTCCAGCAGGCGGGCCGGTCCACCGCCGACGGCAAGGGCATGTGGCAGGACTCCTCCTTCGAGGACCTGGTCCAGTACAACGACGGCTTCCGTACGGGGCTGATCGGCACCCCCGAGCAGATCGCCGAGCGCATCGTCGCCTACAAGCGGCTCGGCGTGGACCTCTTCCTCCTGGGCTTCCTGCACTACCTGGAGGAGGTCGAGTACTTCGGCACGCGGGTGCTGCCGCTGGTCCGCGAGCTGGAGGCGGAGCTGCCGGAGCCGGTGCCCGCGCTGTCCTGA